One genomic window of Lynx canadensis isolate LIC74 chromosome F2, mLynCan4.pri.v2, whole genome shotgun sequence includes the following:
- the JRK gene encoding jerky protein homolog — MASKQAAGRSPGEKRKRVVLTLKEKIDICTRLEKGESRKVLMQEYNVGMSTLYDIKAHKAQLLRFFANSDSNKALEQRRTLHAPKLEHLDRVLYEWFLGKRAEGVPVSGPMLIEKAKDFYEQMRLTEPCVFSGGWLWRFKARHGIKKLDAAGDKQAADHRAAEQFCGFFRSLTAEHGLSPEQVYNADETGLLWRCLPTASPEGGTAPGVKQSKDRLTVLMCANATGSHKIKPLVIGKRGGPRAFRGIQHLPVAYKAQGNAWVDKEIFSDWFHHIFVPSVREHFRAVGLPEDGKAILLLDGARARPRESQLVSDNVLTVFLPAGATSSIQPMDQGIRRDFLRNFINPPATLQGRHPRYSMNDAIVSVACAWSAVPRHVFSRAWRKLWPAVTFAEGSSSEEEPERLQTKPHDQTFAHILELGREAPARPGSRLHRGAAAKGDGLGCEAGEGLAPSAGGPEQVEKDGDEAAWEQAASAFDSVVRFAEGQPCFTAQEVGQLRALRSVFARQRQAKGRRVALRAAVKLEAPQELSPLPCSSAAAED; from the coding sequence ATGGCCTCCAAGCAGGCTGCCGGCAGGAGCCCGGGGGAGAAGCGCAAGAGGGTGGTGCTGACCCTGAAGGAGAAGATCGACATCTGCACGCGCCTGGAGAAGGGGGAGAGCAGGAAGGTCCTGATGCAGGAGTACAACGTGGGCATGTCCACCCTGTACGACATCAAGGCCCACAAGGCGCAGCTGCTTCGGTTCTTTGCCAACTCGGATTCCAACAAGGCCCTGGAGCAGCGGCGCACCCTGCACGCGCCCAAGCTGGAGCACCTGGACCGCGTCCTGTACGAGTGGTTCCTGGGGAAGCGCGCCGAGGGCGTGCCCGTGTCGGGCCCCATGCTCATCGAGAAGGCCAAGGACTTCTACGAGCAGATGCGCCTGACGGAGCCCTGCGTGTTCTCTGGCGGGTGGCTGTGGCGTTTCAAGGCCAGGCACGGCATCAAGAAGCTGGACGCGGCCGGCGACAAGCAAGCGGCCGACCACCGGGCGGCAGAGCAGTTCTGCGGCTTTTTCCGGAGCCTGACCGCCGAGCACGGCCTGTCCCCGGAGCAGGTGTACAACGCTGACGAGACCGGCCTTCTCTGGCGGTGCCTGCCCACCGCCAGCCCGGAAGGCGGGACGGCGCCCGGCGTCAAGCAGAGCAAGGACAGGCTGACCGTCCTCATGTGCGCCAACGCCACCGGCTCGCACAAGATCAAACCCCTGGTGATCGGGAAGCGCGGCGGCCCCAGGGCCTTCCGGGGCATCCAGCACCTGCCGGTGGCGTACAAGGCCCAGGGCAACGCCTGGGTGGACAAGGAGATCTTTTCCGACTGGTTCCATCACATCTTTGTTCCCTCGGTGAGGGAGCACTTCCGAGCGGTGGGCCTGCCCGAGGACGGCAAGGCCATCCTCCTGCTGGACGGCGCCCGGGCGCGCCCGCGGGAGTCCCAGCTGGTTTCCGACAACGTCCTCACCGTCTTCCTGCCCGCGGGCGCCACCTCCTCCATCCAGCCCATGGACCAGGGCATTCGGAGAGATTTCCTGAGGAATTTCATCAACCCCCCCGCCACGCTGCAGGGCCGTCACCCCCGTTACAGCATGAACGATGCCATCGTCAGCGTGGCCTGCGCCTGGAGCGCGGTGCCCCGCCACGTCTTCAGCCGGGCCTGGAGGAAGCTGTGGCCCGCGGTCACGTTCGCCGAAGGCTCGTCTTCCGAGGAGGAGCCGGAGCGTCTCCAAACGAAGCCTCACGACCAAACTTTCGCGCACATCCTGGAGCTCGGGAGAGAGGCCCCGGCCCGCCCCGGCAGCCGGCTTCACCGGGGCGCGGCCGCCAAGGGAGACGGGCTGGGATGCGAGGCCGGGGAGGGCCTGGCCCCGTCCGCGGGGGGCCCAGAGCAGGTGGAGAAGGACGGCGACGAGGCGGCCTGGGAGCAGGCGGCCTCGGCCTTTGACTCTGTCGTCCGCTTCGCCGAGGGACAGCCCTGCTTCACGGCGCAGGAGGTGGGGCAGCTGCGCGCGCTGCGCTCGGTGTTCGCGAGGCAGCGGCAGGCGAAGGGGCGGCGCGTGGCCCTCAGGGCCGCGGTCAAGCTCGAGGCCCCCCAGgagctctcccctctgccctgctcgtCCGCGGCGGCCGAGGACTGA